In Takifugu flavidus isolate HTHZ2018 chromosome 13, ASM371156v2, whole genome shotgun sequence, the following are encoded in one genomic region:
- the LOC130536216 gene encoding golgin subfamily A member 6-like protein 22 has protein sequence MEKIQEENKKLLRSVTELQHEVRQLKEQLVEKDEQLSQTIKRRQIKTVAHVDTLNQLNQARADLTVSQERCTYLEEKLQKGTNHSHQSPEHGDHVRGQQPEEVVTCMIELSKKEEALKLQFFQKEQQMEAWMRQRIISMQEELHKKLLEEREKNQREMTEREERLRQQLERGMREERDDCLKKQLSTFIESWQTEAQQWKKHQLELQEKLQEQESLRKQQEEERKQESECIQENFQQLWNYIEKKEKKKKKKGVWSRILKFWKK, from the exons atggagaagatacaggaggagaacaaaaagctgctgaggtcagtgacagAGCTTCAacatgaagtcaggcagctaaaagaacagctggttGAGAAGGATGAGCAGTTGAGCCAGACCATCAAAAGGCGCCAGATAAAAACAGTGGCTCATGTGGACACCCTgaaccagctgaaccaggcaagggctgatctcacagtgAGCCAAGAGAGGTGCActtatctggaggagaagttgcagAAAGGTACCAAtcacagccaccagagtccggagcatGGAGACCACGTCAGAGGACAACAGCCTGAGGAAGTGGTGACGTGTATGatagagctctccaagaaagaagaggctctgaaactgcagTTCTTccaaaaagaacagcagatggaggcgtggatgaggcagaggatcattagcatgcaggaaGAACTCCATAAGAAGCtcttggaggagagagagaagaaccaACGTGAGATGactgagagagaggagagactgagacagcagcttgagagagggatgagggaagagagggatgactgcttgaagaagcagctgtccACATTCATtgagtcctggcagaccgaagctcagcaATGGAAAAAACACCAGttagagctgcaggagaaactccAGGAACAAGAGAGCCTGcgaaaacagcaagaggaggagagaaagcaggaaaGTGAGTGCAtccaagagaacttccagcagctttgg aactacattgaaaagaaggagaaaaagaagaagaagaaaggggtctggagcaggattctaaaattttggaaaaagtga